In Meles meles chromosome 14, mMelMel3.1 paternal haplotype, whole genome shotgun sequence, a single window of DNA contains:
- the GPR12 gene encoding G-protein coupled receptor 12, protein MNEDLKVNLSALPRDYLDAGASENVSAAVSSQVPVGEPEPELVVNPWDIVLCTSGTLISCENAIVVLIIFHNPSLRAPMFLLIGSLALADLLAGIGLIINFVFAYLLQSEATKLVTIGLIVASFSASVCSLLAITVDRYLSLYYALTYHSERTVTFTYGMLIMLWGTSICLGLLPVMGWNCLRDESTCSVVRPLTKNNAAILSVSFLFMFALMLQLYIQICKIVMRHAHQIALQHHFLATSHYVTTRKGVSTLAIILGTFAACWMPFALYSLIGDYTYPSIYTYATLLPATYNSIINPVIYAFRNQEIQKALCLICCGCVPSSLSQRARSPSDV, encoded by the coding sequence ATGAATGAAGACCTGAAGGTCAATTTAAGCGCGCTGCCTCGGGATTATTTAGATGCTGGCGCTTCGGAGAACGTCTCGGCGGCCGTCTCCTCCCAGGTTCCTGTTGGAGAGCCGGAGCCAGAGCTCGTTGTCAACCCCTGGGACATTGTCTTGTGTACCTCAGGAACCCTCATCTCCTGTGAAAATGCCATTGTGGTCCTTATCATCTTCCATAACCCCAGCCTGCGGGCACCCATGTTCCTGCTGATAGGCAGCCTGGCTCTTGCAGACTTGCTGGCCGGCATCGGACTCATCATCAATTTTGTTTTTGCCTACCTGCTTCAGTCAGAAGCCACCAAGCTGGTCACAATCGGACTCATTGtcgcctctttctctgcctctgtctgcagcTTGCTGGCTATCACTGTTGACCGCTACCTCTCCCTGTATTACGCTCTGACATACCACTCGGAGAGGACGGTCACATTCACCTATGGCATGCTCATTATGCTCTGGGGGACCTCCATCTGCCTGGGACTGCTGCCTGTCATGGGCTGGAACTGCCTCAGGGACGAGTCCACCTGCAGCGTGGTCAGACCTCTCACCAAGAACAACGCGGCCATCCTCTCCGTCTCCTTCCTCTTCATGTTTGCGCTCATGCTTCAGCTCTACATCCAGATCTGCAAGATTGTGATGAGGCACGCCCACCAGATAGCCCTGCAGCATCACTTCCTGGCCACGTCCCACTACGTGACCACCCGGAAGGGGGTCTCCACCCTGGCCATCATTCTGGGGACCTTTGCTGCTTGCTGGATGCCTTTCGCCCTCTATTCCTTGATAGGTGATTACACCTACCCCTCCATCTACACCTACGCCACCCTCCTGCCCGCTACCTACAACTCCATCATCAACCCTGTCATATATGCTTTCAGAAACCAAGAGATCCAGAAAGCCCTCTGTCTGATTTGCTGCGGCTGCGTCCCCTCCAGCCTCTCACAGAGAGCGCGGTCACCCAGCGATGTGTAG